A single window of Hemibagrus wyckioides isolate EC202008001 linkage group LG28, SWU_Hwy_1.0, whole genome shotgun sequence DNA harbors:
- the psmb6 gene encoding proteasome subunit beta type-6 yields MAACMTASRRGELLINSQNDLVPDWRKQEVSTGTTIMAVEFDGGVVIGADSRTTSGAYIANRVTDKLTPIHERIFCCRSGSAADTQAIADAVSYQLGFHSIELDEAPLVQTAANLFKHMCYRYREELMAGIIVAGWDKRRGGQVYTVPMGGMLVRQPVSVGGSGSSYIYGFVDSNYRSGMTKEECLRFTAEALALAMERDGSSGGVVRLAAITETGIERSVILGNQLPKFSTA; encoded by the exons ATGGCGGCGTGTATGACAGCGAGCCGACGCGGGGAGCTTCTTATTAATAGCCAAAATGATTTGGTGCCGGATTGGCGAAAACAAGAAGTCAGCACAGGG ACCACCATCATGGCGGTGGAGTttgatggtggtgtggtgatTGGAGCTGACTCTCGTACAACCTCTGG AGCCTACATTGCAAACAGGGTGACTGATAAACTCACGCCCATTCACGAACGTATCTTCTGCTGCCGCTCCGGATCTGCCGCAGACACTCAGGCCATCGCCGACGCGGTCAGCTACCAGCTTGGCTTTCACAG TATCGAGCTGGATGAAGCCCCGCTGGTGCAGACTGCTGCGAATCTGTTCAAGCACATGTGCTACAGGTACAGAGAGGAGCTAATGGCTGGGATCATCGTCGCAGGTTGGGACAAACGAAGAGGAGGACAG GTGTACACCGTGCCAATGGGGGGGATGTTGGTGAGGCAGCCCGTCTCTGTGGGCGGCTCCGGCAGCTCGTATATCTACGGCTTCGTCGACTCGAACTACAGGAGCGGGATGACCAAAGAGGAGTGTTTACGCTTTactgctgagg CTTTGGCTCTTGCTATGGAAAGGGACGGTTCCTCTGGGGGCGTGGTCAGACTGGCGGCCATTACGGAGACGGGGATTGAGCGCAGCGTCATTCTGGGGAATCAGCTGCCCAAGTTTTCCACTGCCTGA